Proteins from one Mycobacterium sp. HUMS_12744610 genomic window:
- a CDS encoding cytochrome P450 gives MADRGAFWRQLRDLGRVVKIEAGKPMLHGYYLTRRDDVRAALLDPGMFMSPPKAFRITSFGVPLPQVPLSCGTRTDHARFGRVLHPLFSPKALAPFALGLRAQAATLIAGVTDEGQCDSTGLVDAYACQSLLMVCGLPPDDESAAQLIRAAVIGDLDGTAELQLFNWLDAALGAGLRKTRRPPGILWPLIEGRARDPDFPLSRAEVAAVVLLLFSVAGIEMVAAAICFSLLRLARDPQLQARLREDPGQIPAFVEEMLRLEAPGPAIPRVTTREVDVGGFTIPAHSVVWLALEAAGRESGGDEMATASDGTILRQRHWAFGSGIHRCLGMHLARIEIVEFLTEWLGRVPQFELEPGFVPAIRHVPTGVTHLGSLMLRWETSR, from the coding sequence GTGGCAGACCGCGGCGCCTTCTGGCGTCAGTTGCGCGATCTGGGCCGGGTGGTGAAAATCGAAGCCGGCAAACCCATGCTGCACGGGTATTACCTCACACGGCGCGACGATGTCCGTGCGGCCTTGCTCGACCCGGGCATGTTTATGTCGCCGCCGAAAGCCTTTAGAATCACCTCTTTCGGCGTACCGCTTCCGCAGGTGCCGTTGTCCTGCGGAACGCGAACGGATCATGCCCGTTTCGGCCGCGTCCTACATCCCCTCTTCAGCCCCAAAGCATTGGCCCCTTTTGCCTTGGGCTTGCGCGCGCAGGCCGCGACGCTGATAGCCGGGGTCACCGATGAAGGGCAGTGTGATTCGACGGGCCTCGTCGACGCCTACGCCTGCCAATCGCTGCTCATGGTCTGCGGTTTGCCGCCGGACGACGAAAGTGCGGCACAGCTGATCCGGGCCGCAGTGATCGGCGACTTGGACGGGACAGCCGAACTTCAACTCTTCAATTGGCTGGATGCCGCGCTTGGGGCCGGGCTGAGAAAGACCCGGCGGCCGCCCGGCATTCTCTGGCCGCTAATCGAGGGACGAGCCCGCGACCCGGATTTTCCGCTCAGCCGGGCCGAGGTGGCTGCCGTCGTGCTTCTGTTGTTCTCGGTTGCAGGTATTGAAATGGTCGCGGCGGCGATTTGTTTCTCGCTTCTCCGTCTCGCACGCGATCCACAACTGCAGGCCCGGTTGCGTGAAGACCCAGGACAGATCCCGGCGTTCGTCGAGGAAATGTTGCGGTTGGAGGCACCGGGGCCGGCGATACCACGCGTCACCACCAGAGAAGTCGATGTCGGCGGCTTTACGATCCCGGCGCACAGTGTGGTGTGGCTGGCCTTGGAAGCAGCGGGCCGCGAGAGCGGAGGTGATGAGATGGCAACGGCCAGCGATGGAACCATTCTGCGCCAACGCCATTGGGCGTTCGGCAGCGGTATACACAGATGCTTGGGTATGCACCTGGCCCGTATTGAAATTGTCGAGTTCTTGACCGAGTGGTTGGGGCGCGTGCCGCAATTCGAGCTAGAACCTGGCTTCGTGCCAGCCATTAGACACGTACCGACTGGCGTGACTCACCTGGGCAGCCTAATGCTGCGTTGGGAGACATCCCGATGA
- a CDS encoding PPE family protein, SVP subgroup — translation MSFLKTLPAELSAAAAQLEAIVSSLTAQHAGAAAATTAIAPAAADPVSLQQAALFSAYGTQYQATATQAQTEQQQYVNTLNQTSGTYSAAEASNAAQQSLDPASLINQAYNFLNSSNGLFSPSGGGTTIGMDEMGNWASAYSDTIGMGGGGLLSAISAPEEAGADLGGLAGAADLAGATTPAVGSGMADIGAMPVASVGSATMVGKLSVPPSWAGAVTTVSSTTPMDPMALPTAGWTAAAPQSGPGVAIPGMPGMGAAARNSAGFGAPRYGVKPLVMPKSTTV, via the coding sequence ATGTCATTTCTGAAAACACTGCCCGCAGAATTGTCCGCTGCGGCGGCGCAGCTGGAGGCCATCGTCAGTTCGCTGACCGCGCAGCACGCGGGCGCTGCGGCGGCGACCACGGCCATCGCACCGGCAGCCGCCGACCCGGTGTCGTTGCAGCAGGCGGCGCTCTTCTCGGCATACGGCACTCAGTATCAGGCGACGGCAACGCAAGCTCAGACCGAACAGCAGCAGTATGTGAACACGCTGAATCAGACTTCCGGTACCTACTCAGCTGCCGAGGCCAGCAACGCGGCCCAGCAGTCCCTAGACCCAGCCTCATTGATCAACCAGGCATACAACTTCCTGAACAGCAGCAACGGGCTTTTCAGCCCCTCAGGTGGTGGAACCACCATCGGTATGGACGAGATGGGCAACTGGGCCTCGGCCTACTCGGACACCATCGGGATGGGGGGCGGCGGCCTCCTTTCGGCCATATCGGCTCCCGAAGAGGCCGGCGCCGACCTCGGCGGCCTTGCCGGCGCAGCCGACCTCGCGGGCGCGACGACGCCGGCCGTCGGCTCCGGCATGGCCGACATCGGTGCCATGCCGGTGGCCAGCGTGGGTTCGGCGACCATGGTCGGCAAGTTGTCGGTGCCGCCGAGCTGGGCCGGCGCAGTCACTACGGTGTCGAGTACCACGCCGATGGACCCAATGGCACTGCCGACCGCGGGCTGGACCGCCGCAGCGCCGCAGTCCGGTCCGGGGGTGGCCATCCCCGGTATGCCCGGGATGGGCGCGGCCGCGCGTAACAGCGCCGGCTTCGGTGCGCCACGCTACGGCGTCAAGCCCCTCGTCATGCCCAAGTCGACGACCGTCTAA
- a CDS encoding class I SAM-dependent methyltransferase, which yields MSQPGQFDPLRYEKMYRDQQSANGLPAATPWDIGGPQEIVKQLVALGAVKGEVLDPGTGPGHHAIYYAAKGYSATGIDSSPAAIERAKENARRAGVSVNFQVGDAIRLDGLENRFDTVVDCAFYHVFSDVPEAKRIYAQALHRATKPGARLYMFEYAHYSVNGIVAPRSVSLDDFIQMFPDAGWRLTYLGPTTYQVNMSIESFDMMIARNPDKAEQIRSFVEGFRLIEPWLTNGRAYAPFWEMHATRVD from the coding sequence ATGAGCCAACCCGGGCAATTCGATCCCCTCCGCTACGAGAAGATGTATCGCGATCAGCAGTCCGCGAACGGCTTGCCGGCGGCCACGCCGTGGGACATCGGCGGCCCACAGGAGATCGTTAAGCAACTTGTCGCGCTGGGTGCGGTTAAGGGCGAGGTTCTTGACCCGGGTACCGGTCCGGGGCATCACGCCATCTACTACGCCGCAAAGGGATACTCGGCGACCGGTATCGATTCCTCACCGGCTGCGATCGAGCGGGCAAAGGAGAACGCGCGCCGCGCCGGGGTTTCGGTGAACTTTCAGGTGGGTGACGCGATAAGGCTAGACGGCCTGGAGAACCGCTTCGACACGGTCGTCGATTGCGCGTTCTATCACGTGTTTTCGGACGTGCCTGAGGCGAAGCGGATTTATGCGCAGGCTTTGCATCGGGCGACCAAGCCCGGAGCGCGGCTCTACATGTTCGAGTACGCCCACTACAGTGTTAACGGTATCGTTGCGCCGCGGTCGGTGTCCCTGGACGACTTCATCCAGATGTTCCCCGACGCCGGTTGGCGGCTCACGTATCTGGGGCCGACCACGTATCAGGTCAACATGAGCATCGAATCCTTTGACATGATGATCGCCCGCAATCCCGATAAGGCCGAGCAGATACGGTCTTTCGTCGAGGGGTTTCGGTTGATCGAGCCCTGGCTGACCAATGGCCGGGCGTACGCCCCGTTTTGGGAGATGCACGCCACCCGCGTGGACTGA
- a CDS encoding WXG100 family type VII secretion target, with amino-acid sequence MATRFMTDPHEMRAMAGRFEVHAQTVEDEARKMWASSMNIAGAGWSGQAQATSYDTMGQMNQAFRNIVNMLHGVRDGLIRDANNYEQQEQASQQILGS; translated from the coding sequence ATGGCAACACGTTTTATGACCGATCCGCACGAGATGCGTGCGATGGCGGGCCGCTTCGAGGTGCACGCGCAGACGGTGGAGGACGAGGCTCGCAAGATGTGGGCGTCGTCGATGAACATCGCCGGTGCGGGCTGGAGCGGCCAGGCCCAGGCGACGTCCTACGACACCATGGGTCAGATGAATCAGGCGTTCCGCAACATCGTTAACATGCTGCACGGGGTGCGCGACGGGTTGATCCGCGACGCGAACAACTACGAGCAGCAAGAGCAGGCCTCCCAGCAGATCCTCGGCAGCTAA
- a CDS encoding PPE family protein — translation MFMDFGAIPPDVTSALMYSGAGSGPLMAAAASWSNLAAELSTAASQWESIVTTLTTEHWTGVGSTAATASAESVVSWLTTAMAAAEHAGAQATASAAAYEAAFSATVPPPVIAANRAQLAALVATNFLGINTAAIMATEAQYAEMWVQDATTMYTYQAASTAAGVLQPIAPQTPATNPAAAGIQAATTAQSAAAAPAQGGLDSAISGLQTGFSELQSSLNSILTLNGQIPSIADFAEIPVVQNVIYNIGVTAAWNVAMITATFPLLGHFLAGAPLGVTVDDVTPLGAGLGIGTSLVGSTTPLGLGGAVSAGLGEASAVGGLSVPAGWSAAAPATLASSTAPLEGSGWTVASEAAEPVTAMPGMPGMAAAAKGAGAYGAGPRYGFKPIVMPKQVVV, via the coding sequence ATGTTTATGGATTTCGGAGCGATACCCCCAGACGTCACGTCGGCGCTCATGTATTCCGGCGCGGGCTCCGGACCGCTCATGGCCGCCGCCGCGTCATGGTCTAACCTGGCCGCGGAGCTGAGCACTGCAGCGTCCCAGTGGGAGTCGATCGTCACGACGCTGACCACCGAGCACTGGACGGGTGTGGGGTCGACAGCCGCGACCGCCTCAGCCGAATCCGTCGTGTCCTGGCTGACCACCGCGATGGCGGCGGCCGAACATGCAGGCGCCCAGGCGACGGCGTCGGCGGCCGCCTACGAAGCAGCGTTCTCCGCGACGGTGCCCCCGCCGGTGATCGCTGCCAACCGTGCTCAGCTGGCGGCGCTCGTCGCGACCAATTTCCTGGGCATCAACACGGCGGCGATCATGGCAACCGAGGCCCAGTACGCCGAGATGTGGGTCCAAGATGCCACCACCATGTACACCTACCAGGCCGCCTCGACGGCCGCCGGGGTGCTTCAGCCGATCGCGCCGCAGACGCCGGCCACCAACCCCGCCGCGGCCGGTATTCAAGCCGCGACGACAGCCCAGAGCGCGGCGGCAGCGCCCGCGCAGGGGGGGCTCGATTCTGCCATCTCGGGCCTGCAGACCGGCTTCTCCGAGTTGCAGAGCTCACTGAATTCGATTCTGACCCTCAACGGCCAGATCCCGTCGATTGCCGATTTCGCCGAGATTCCGGTCGTCCAGAATGTCATCTACAACATCGGTGTCACCGCGGCGTGGAACGTCGCCATGATCACCGCGACCTTCCCGCTGCTCGGCCACTTCCTGGCCGGTGCGCCGTTGGGTGTCACCGTCGACGACGTCACGCCCCTGGGCGCCGGCTTGGGGATAGGAACGTCGCTGGTGGGGTCGACCACGCCGCTGGGGCTGGGCGGCGCGGTGTCGGCCGGTCTCGGCGAGGCGTCCGCCGTCGGCGGTCTATCGGTGCCGGCCGGCTGGTCGGCGGCCGCCCCGGCGACGCTGGCCTCCTCCACCGCCCCGCTGGAGGGCTCGGGCTGGACCGTCGCCTCCGAGGCGGCCGAGCCGGTCACAGCCATGCCCGGCATGCCGGGGATGGCGGCGGCGGCCAAGGGCGCCGGCGCTTACGGGGCCGGGCCGCGCTACGGCTTCAAGCCGATCGTCATGCCCAAGCAGGTGGTGGTCTGA
- a CDS encoding DUF732 domain-containing protein, with translation MEDDGAMRFLMVLANLAAVVGAAVPAQAEPSSIDPGLDGSFLSQLSQASITYANGPAAVAAAHTACDMMDSGQKEIDVIKKVMTLNQGFGLAGATRFTAIASSVYCPDYLSKPSAK, from the coding sequence GTGGAGGATGATGGGGCGATGCGATTCCTCATGGTGTTGGCCAACCTAGCCGCCGTCGTCGGCGCAGCGGTGCCGGCGCAGGCCGAGCCGAGCAGCATCGACCCGGGTCTTGACGGGAGCTTTCTGAGCCAGCTCAGTCAAGCAAGCATCACCTATGCCAACGGGCCTGCCGCCGTCGCGGCCGCCCACACGGCGTGCGACATGATGGACTCGGGCCAGAAGGAAATCGACGTCATCAAAAAGGTGATGACTCTGAATCAAGGGTTCGGCCTCGCCGGCGCGACTAGGTTCACGGCGATCGCGTCGAGCGTCTACTGCCCCGACTACCTATCGAAGCCCAGCGCTAAATGA
- a CDS encoding sensor histidine kinase, with protein sequence MTRQRNTPRWLPRSLRRQLLLGVLAVVSVVLVAVGVVSVVSLRGYVTAMNDEDVAESLEALSNSYNRYLGGEHTGEHAGTPPLGQAMLEFTDQTPGNLIAVLRDGTVIGSAVFSEAEARPAPPDVVRALEARSQADGRPRTEHLGSLGTYRVASHLDGPDRLLVGLSLQRADKIISRKQVTTAALVAAALAVTAALTVWVVGYTLRPLRRLTATAAEVAAMSLTDGDQRISVRVSPEDTDPDNEVGIVGNTLNRLLDNVDSALAYRAESDLRMRQFITDASHELRTPLAAIQGYAELTRQDSSDLPPTTEYALARIESEAQRMAVLVEELLLLSRLGEGVDLHPEDVDLAGLATDAVNDAAVAAPTHHWVTKLPDSPVWVRADPARLHQLVSNLLRNARVHTPPGVTVTTGISCHDVPAGGPGTPYAELSVADDGPGIDPELLPRLFERFARADTSRSSGSGLGLGLGLAIVSSIVKAHQGSVTAESADGRTVFRVRLPMIDPPDRDSAPGAAHTSG encoded by the coding sequence ATGACCCGGCAGCGCAACACGCCCCGGTGGCTCCCCCGGTCGCTGCGCCGCCAGTTGCTACTGGGCGTGCTGGCCGTGGTCAGCGTGGTGCTGGTGGCCGTCGGTGTCGTCTCGGTGGTCAGCCTGCGCGGCTACGTCACCGCGATGAACGACGAAGACGTCGCCGAATCCCTGGAGGCATTGAGCAACTCCTACAACAGGTACCTCGGCGGCGAACACACCGGGGAGCATGCCGGCACCCCGCCGCTGGGGCAGGCGATGCTGGAGTTCACCGACCAGACGCCGGGAAACCTCATCGCCGTGCTGCGCGACGGCACCGTCATCGGCTCGGCGGTCTTCTCCGAGGCCGAGGCGCGGCCGGCACCACCCGACGTGGTGCGCGCCCTGGAAGCGCGGTCGCAGGCCGACGGGCGGCCCCGGACGGAACACCTCGGCAGCCTGGGCACCTACCGGGTGGCCAGCCACCTCGACGGACCCGACCGGCTTCTCGTCGGGCTGTCGCTGCAGCGCGCCGACAAGATCATCAGCCGCAAACAGGTCACCACCGCGGCGCTGGTCGCCGCCGCCCTCGCGGTGACCGCGGCGCTCACCGTCTGGGTGGTCGGCTACACGCTTCGCCCACTGCGCCGGCTGACCGCCACGGCGGCCGAGGTCGCCGCGATGTCGCTGACGGACGGCGACCAGCGCATCAGCGTCCGGGTGTCACCGGAGGACACCGACCCCGACAACGAGGTCGGCATCGTCGGCAACACGCTCAACCGGTTGCTGGACAACGTCGACAGTGCGCTGGCGTATCGCGCCGAATCCGACCTACGGATGCGCCAGTTCATCACCGACGCCAGCCACGAGCTGCGCACCCCACTCGCGGCGATTCAGGGCTACGCCGAGCTGACCCGCCAGGACAGCTCGGATCTGCCGCCGACCACCGAATACGCGCTGGCCCGCATCGAGTCGGAAGCGCAGCGCATGGCGGTCCTCGTCGAGGAGCTGCTGCTGTTGTCGCGGCTGGGCGAAGGCGTGGACCTGCACCCCGAAGACGTCGACCTGGCCGGGCTGGCGACCGACGCGGTGAACGACGCGGCGGTCGCGGCACCGACCCACCACTGGGTCACCAAGCTGCCCGACAGCCCCGTGTGGGTCCGCGCTGACCCCGCCCGCCTGCACCAGCTGGTCAGCAACCTGCTCCGCAATGCCCGGGTGCACACGCCGCCCGGTGTCACCGTGACAACCGGGATCAGCTGCCACGACGTCCCCGCAGGCGGCCCCGGCACGCCCTACGCCGAACTGAGCGTCGCCGACGACGGGCCGGGGATCGACCCGGAGCTGCTGCCCCGGTTGTTCGAGCGGTTTGCCCGCGCGGACACGTCCAGGTCGAGCGGGTCGGGCCTCGGGCTGGGGCTCGGGCTGGCCATCGTCAGTTCGATCGTCAAGGCACACCAGGGCTCTGTCACCGCCGAATCCGCCGACGGCCGAACGGTGTTTCGGGTACGCCTCCCGATGATCGACCCACCCGACCGGGATTCCGCCCCGGGGGCGGCGCACACCTCCGGCTGA
- a CDS encoding WXG100 family type VII secretion target, with the protein MSINYQFGDVDAHGATIRAQAASLEAEHQAIVRDVLAAGDFWGGSGSVACQEFITQLGRNFQVIYEQANSHGQKVQSAGSNMASTDSAVGSSWA; encoded by the coding sequence ATGAGCATCAATTACCAGTTCGGGGATGTGGACGCCCACGGCGCCACGATCCGCGCGCAGGCCGCCTCGTTGGAGGCCGAGCACCAGGCCATCGTTCGTGATGTGCTGGCCGCCGGTGACTTCTGGGGCGGTTCGGGTTCGGTGGCCTGCCAGGAGTTCATCACCCAGTTGGGTCGCAACTTCCAGGTGATCTACGAGCAGGCCAACTCCCACGGCCAGAAGGTGCAGAGCGCCGGTTCCAACATGGCCAGCACCGACAGCGCCGTCGGGTCCAGCTGGGCCTGA
- a CDS encoding IS256 family transposase, translating into MAEMFTEETLDSLIKDAVKTGTPIDGADGLLNQLTKAVLERALNAELTHHLGYEAGDPAGRGSGNSRNGTTPKTVTTVNGPVQIDAPRDRNGSFEPAIVPKKTRRLNNINSVVLSLYSRGMTTRDIEAHLQEVYGASVSRELISNITEVVVDEIKAWQARPLDEVYPILYIDGLRLRIGDNGVITTKVAYLAIGVDLEGRKHALGCWIQDSEGAKFWQKVVIDLRNRGVRDILIACCDGLTGLPDAIRSIYPDTVVQTCVVHVIRNAMRFVSYKDRKKVATAMRAIYSAPTVDGAELALKEFDQQFGAQYPGAIDVWHNAWGEFVPFLDYPVELRKIVYTTNAIESINFQLRKITKNRGHFTDKDAAMKLLYLGLRNISSERGGYSGTGTHNWTVALNTLARLFPGRIPLC; encoded by the coding sequence CTGGCCGAGATGTTCACCGAAGAGACGCTGGACTCGTTGATTAAGGATGCGGTGAAGACCGGGACCCCGATCGACGGCGCGGACGGTTTGCTGAACCAGCTGACTAAGGCCGTGCTGGAGCGGGCGCTGAATGCGGAGCTAACCCACCATCTGGGCTATGAGGCCGGCGATCCGGCCGGACGCGGATCGGGAAATTCGCGCAACGGCACCACGCCGAAAACGGTGACCACCGTCAACGGCCCGGTGCAGATCGATGCGCCGCGTGATCGCAACGGCTCGTTTGAGCCGGCGATTGTGCCGAAGAAGACCCGCCGGCTCAACAACATCAATTCGGTGGTGTTGTCGCTGTATTCACGGGGAATGACCACCCGCGATATCGAAGCCCACCTGCAGGAGGTCTATGGGGCGTCGGTGTCGCGGGAGTTGATCTCCAATATCACCGAGGTGGTGGTCGATGAGATCAAGGCCTGGCAGGCCCGCCCGCTCGATGAGGTCTACCCGATCCTCTACATCGATGGGCTGCGGCTGCGGATCGGCGACAACGGGGTCATCACCACCAAGGTCGCCTATTTGGCCATTGGCGTGGATCTGGAGGGCCGCAAACACGCCTTGGGCTGCTGGATCCAGGACTCCGAGGGGGCGAAGTTCTGGCAGAAGGTCGTCATCGACCTGCGCAACCGCGGGGTGCGCGACATCCTCATCGCCTGCTGCGACGGGCTGACCGGTCTGCCTGATGCGATCCGCTCGATCTATCCCGATACCGTGGTGCAGACCTGCGTCGTGCACGTCATTAGGAATGCGATGCGCTTCGTGTCTTATAAGGACCGCAAGAAGGTCGCCACCGCGATGCGGGCGATCTACAGTGCGCCGACCGTCGATGGAGCCGAACTCGCACTCAAGGAGTTCGACCAGCAATTCGGCGCCCAATATCCGGGTGCAATTGACGTGTGGCACAACGCCTGGGGGGAATTCGTTCCGTTCCTGGACTATCCGGTGGAGTTGCGCAAGATCGTCTACACCACCAATGCGATCGAGTCGATCAACTTCCAGTTGCGCAAGATCACCAAGAACCGTGGTCATTTCACGGACAAGGACGCCGCGATGAAGTTGCTGTACCTCGGGCTGCGCAACATCTCCAGCGAGAGAGGAGGCTATTCGGGTACTGGAACGCACAACTGGACTGTGGCGCTCAACACACTCGCCAGACTATTCCCTGGGCGAATCCCATTGTGCTAG
- a CDS encoding response regulator transcription factor, with translation MTAMSQHAGGQRPRQAVLGQLPRIYRADGSPIRVLLVDDEPALTNLVKMALHYEGWVVEVAHNGRDAIAKFDAINPDVLVLDIMLPDVDGLRILERVRESDAYTPTLFLTARDSVMDRVTGLTAGADDYMTKPFSLEELVARLRGLLRRSSRQPAPTAETLEVGDLRVDTASREVTRDGAAVSLSTTEFELLRFLMRNPRRVLSRTEILDRVWNYDFAGRTSIVDLYISYLRKKIDSGREPMIHTIRGVGYMLRPPE, from the coding sequence ATGACTGCAATGTCGCAACACGCAGGCGGCCAGCGTCCGCGCCAGGCCGTCCTCGGCCAGCTGCCCCGGATCTACCGCGCGGACGGATCACCCATTCGGGTTTTGCTGGTCGACGACGAGCCCGCGCTGACCAACCTGGTGAAGATGGCGCTGCACTACGAGGGCTGGGTCGTCGAAGTCGCCCACAACGGGCGCGACGCCATCGCAAAGTTCGACGCGATCAATCCCGACGTGCTGGTGCTCGACATCATGCTGCCCGACGTCGACGGTCTGCGGATCCTGGAGCGCGTCCGCGAGTCGGACGCCTACACCCCGACGCTGTTTTTGACCGCGCGCGACTCGGTGATGGACCGGGTCACCGGTCTGACAGCGGGCGCCGACGACTACATGACCAAGCCGTTCAGCCTGGAGGAGCTGGTCGCCCGGCTGCGCGGACTGCTGCGGCGTTCCAGCCGGCAACCCGCACCGACCGCGGAGACCCTCGAGGTCGGCGATCTGCGGGTCGACACCGCCAGCCGCGAGGTCACCCGTGACGGCGCTGCGGTGTCGCTGTCCACGACCGAGTTCGAGTTGCTCAGATTCCTCATGCGCAATCCGCGCCGGGTGCTCAGCCGCACCGAGATCCTCGACCGGGTCTGGAATTACGACTTCGCCGGCCGCACCAGCATCGTCGACTTGTACATCTCCTACCTCAGGAAAAAGATCGACTCCGGCAGGGAGCCGATGATCCACACCATCCGCGGCGTTGGATACATGCTGCGGCCGCCGGAATGA
- a CDS encoding cation:proton antiporter has product MGTPNIFPDTIFYVFLPPLVYYAALFIAPDDLRANARSIRVLAVGLVVATAAAVAAVMVGIGGVSLAAALVAGVVVALTDPVSATSVFKRLKVPERLSTTVEGEGLTNDGMGLVLYQGTVGIAVAGTVRPGHLAMTFLAAPAGGAMLGLFVAWLLVKVTLPWLLRLFELRADDFHTEENEARLRGSSGRVGLARRQRDTAAQPGTRRRPRGGRAAPVVGAAAYR; this is encoded by the coding sequence GTGGGCACGCCGAACATCTTCCCGGACACCATCTTCTACGTGTTCCTGCCGCCACTGGTGTACTACGCGGCGTTGTTCATCGCTCCGGACGATCTGCGGGCCAACGCCCGGTCGATCCGGGTGCTGGCGGTCGGGCTGGTGGTGGCCACCGCGGCTGCGGTCGCCGCCGTGATGGTGGGTATCGGTGGTGTCTCACTGGCGGCGGCGCTGGTGGCCGGAGTGGTGGTGGCACTCACGGACCCGGTGTCGGCCACCTCGGTGTTCAAGCGCCTGAAGGTGCCCGAGCGGCTTTCGACCACGGTCGAGGGGGAAGGGCTCACCAACGACGGGATGGGTCTGGTGCTCTATCAGGGCACCGTCGGGATCGCGGTGGCCGGCACGGTGCGGCCGGGCCACCTCGCGATGACCTTCCTCGCGGCTCCCGCGGGCGGTGCGATGCTCGGCCTGTTCGTCGCGTGGCTGCTGGTGAAGGTGACCCTGCCATGGCTGCTGCGCCTGTTCGAACTCCGGGCCGACGATTTCCACACCGAGGAGAACGAGGCGCGGCTGCGGGGCAGTTCGGGCCGCGTTGGATTGGCTCGACGACAACGCGACACTGCTGCGCAGCCTGGAACGCGGCGTCGACCTCGAGGTGGCAGGGCTGCGCCGGTCGTAGGTGCTGCCGCGTACCGTTAA
- a CDS encoding PPE family protein — protein sequence MDFGALPPEVNSARMYAGPGPASMLAASAGWESLAAELQSAASGYRSVISTLTEEWVGPTSMAMAAAVTPYVSWMTVTAEQCGQAATQATAAAAAYETAFAMTVPPPLIAANRAQLMALIATNLFGQNTPAIMATEAEYSEMWAQDATAMYNYAASSASASSFGTFTAPPRTTNPGGVGIQTGAVAQATGGNARTASTHLMSSVPQTLQSLANPGAASGVSGMAMGDGVSMASAAYSPLSSLTSLVNGPGKGAAKAVSSATSGTSAASALSGLAGVFASPEGVVLGTSFGVFGDVGGSISDVGGIGFDLYGLGLDYQGLALDVQGAGSIIGADGGAGLPGLGTLGLGGLGESASASVGQAASLGTLSVPPTWADTVSSVTPLPTAPGANGMPGGWGAAPASATTPGVSKLPLGGMVGREADGAVQRVGFRPSLIPRSPVAG from the coding sequence ATGGATTTTGGCGCATTGCCGCCGGAAGTCAACTCCGCTCGCATGTATGCCGGACCGGGACCGGCTTCGATGCTGGCCGCGTCGGCGGGGTGGGAGTCCCTGGCCGCCGAGCTGCAGAGCGCGGCAAGCGGCTACCGGTCGGTGATCTCGACCCTGACGGAAGAATGGGTTGGCCCCACGTCGATGGCGATGGCGGCCGCGGTCACGCCTTACGTGTCATGGATGACGGTGACCGCTGAGCAATGCGGTCAGGCGGCCACCCAGGCCACGGCCGCCGCGGCCGCGTACGAAACGGCGTTTGCGATGACGGTCCCGCCGCCGCTGATCGCGGCCAACCGGGCTCAGCTGATGGCGCTGATCGCGACCAACCTGTTTGGGCAGAACACGCCCGCGATCATGGCGACCGAGGCCGAGTACAGCGAGATGTGGGCGCAGGACGCCACCGCGATGTACAACTACGCTGCCAGTTCGGCGTCCGCATCGAGCTTCGGGACGTTCACGGCACCGCCGCGGACCACCAACCCCGGCGGGGTGGGCATTCAGACGGGTGCGGTGGCCCAGGCGACCGGCGGCAATGCCCGGACGGCGTCGACGCACCTGATGTCCTCGGTGCCCCAGACCCTGCAGAGCCTCGCCAACCCCGGAGCGGCGTCCGGCGTCTCCGGGATGGCGATGGGCGACGGGGTGTCGATGGCATCAGCCGCGTATTCGCCGTTGAGCTCGCTCACATCGCTGGTCAACGGGCCCGGCAAGGGCGCCGCGAAGGCCGTTTCGAGCGCCACGTCGGGGACGTCTGCCGCTTCCGCGCTGAGTGGGCTGGCGGGCGTCTTCGCATCGCCGGAGGGTGTGGTGCTCGGCACCAGCTTCGGCGTGTTCGGCGACGTGGGCGGCTCGATCTCGGATGTCGGTGGCATCGGCTTCGATCTCTACGGCCTGGGCCTCGATTATCAGGGGCTGGCGCTGGACGTGCAGGGCGCGGGTTCGATCATCGGAGCCGACGGGGGTGCGGGACTCCCGGGCTTAGGCACCCTCGGGCTCGGCGGCCTGGGTGAGAGCGCGTCGGCCAGCGTGGGCCAGGCGGCCTCGCTCGGCACCCTGTCGGTGCCGCCCACCTGGGCGGACACTGTGTCGTCGGTCACGCCGTTGCCCACAGCGCCGGGCGCCAACGGCATGCCCGGTGGGTGGGGAGCGGCGCCGGCGTCGGCGACCACCCCGGGTGTGTCCAAGCTGCCGCTGGGTGGGATGGTCGGACGCGAGGCCGACGGCGCGGTGCAACGCGTCGGGTTCCGTCCCTCGCTGATCCCGCGCTCACCGGTGGCCGGCTGA